The following coding sequences are from one Canis lupus dingo isolate Sandy chromosome 21, ASM325472v2, whole genome shotgun sequence window:
- the LOC112667520 gene encoding olfactory receptor 52D1-like, which translates to MLSASVTNDTAFHPSTFILLGIPGMQDQHMWAAIPFCSMYILALVGNGTILYIIMTDRTLHEPMYLFLCLLSITDLILCSTTLPKMLTIFWLRSHIISYHGCLTQMFFVHTIFATESAVLLAMAFDRYVAICRPLHYTSILNATVIGKIGLACVVRGLLFVFPFVILIERLPFCGHHIIPHTYCEHMGIAKLACASIKPNTIYGLTVALSVTGMDVVLIATSYGLILRAVLRLPSKDAQFRAFSTCGAHICVILVFYVPAFFSFFTHRFGHQVPPHVHIVLANLYLLVPPVLNPLVYGINTKQIRLRIFGFFMGRR; encoded by the coding sequence ATGCTTTCTGCATCGGTCACCAATGACACTGCCTTCCATCCCTCCACATTTATTCTACTTGgaatccctgggatgcaagaccAGCACATGTGGGCTGCCATACCCTTCTGCTCCATGTATATCCTTGCTCTGGTTGGCAATGGCACCATCCTCTACATCATCATGACAGATAGAACTCTGCATGAGCCAATGTACCTCTTCCTGTGCCTACTTTCTATCACTGACCTGATTCTCTGTTCTACCACACTGCCCAAAATGCTAACAATCTTCTGGCTCAGGTCCCACATAATTTCCTACCATGGCTGTCTCACACAAATGTTTTTTGTTCACACTATCTTTGCCACAGAGTCAGCAGTTCTACTGGCCATGGCTTTTGACCGCTATGTGGCTATCTGCCGTCCGCTTCATTATACATCCATCCTCAATGCTACAGTGATTGGGAAGATTGGTCTGGCATGTGTGGTCCGTGgtcttctctttgtcttccccTTTGTTATCCTCATCGAACGCTTACCCTTCTGTGGACATCACATCATCCCCCACACCTACTGTGAGCACATGGGCATTGCCAAGCTGGCTTGTGCCAGCATCAAGCCCAACACCATTTATGGTCTCACTGTGGCACTTTCAGTCACTGGCATGGATGTGGTCCTCATTGCCACCTCCTATGGCCTGATCCTTCGGGCAGTGCTGCGCCTACCCTCCAAGGATGCCCAATTCCGAGCATTTAGCACTTGTGGAGCTCACATTTGTGTGATTCTTGTTTTCTATGTacctgcctttttttcctttttcacccACCGCTTTGGCCACCAAGTACCTCCTCATGTCCACATTGTACTTGCAAATCTCTACCTTCTTGTGCCCCCTGTTCTCAACCCCCTGGTCTATGGCATTAATACCAAACAGATCCGTCTGAGAATATTTGGCTTTTTTATGGGAAGGAGGTAG